From the genome of Kaistella daneshvariae, one region includes:
- a CDS encoding UbiA family prenyltransferase, translated as MKNPLVYRLSQFIAFLMGAKVFVTLLLTFALYVSTFFLFNQEESLREFVFDLRVHGIIFCTILSVLAGGIINQFYDREKDQITKPFRTKLQNFLKQKYFLYAYLVLNLFSLTLAVLISERVFIFFLIYQFLMWFYSHKLSKVLVLNNITFVGLTLYPFFGMLVYYRTLSLYIILLSVFLFLMLLIIDIIKDTLTKNADKIFGYSTIANTFPQKIPRYLLVFLLFSAMVTSSCILYIKGLHSIMSYYFAASLLVLLISVLLVLIKVKNGKFLNLNLLRIWIFIGIIAMLANGIKSYFF; from the coding sequence ATGAAAAATCCTTTGGTTTACCGTTTATCGCAGTTTATCGCCTTTTTAATGGGCGCTAAAGTTTTCGTCACTTTACTTTTAACCTTCGCATTATATGTTTCCACTTTTTTTCTGTTTAACCAGGAAGAAAGTCTCCGGGAATTTGTCTTTGATCTGCGCGTTCACGGCATTATTTTCTGCACCATTTTAAGCGTCTTGGCAGGCGGAATTATCAACCAATTCTACGACCGTGAAAAAGATCAGATCACAAAACCATTCCGAACCAAACTGCAGAATTTCCTGAAGCAGAAATATTTCCTGTACGCTTACCTGGTTTTAAATTTATTCTCGCTTACGCTGGCGGTGCTTATTTCCGAGCGCGTTTTTATATTTTTCCTCATTTACCAGTTTCTGATGTGGTTCTACAGCCATAAACTCAGCAAAGTTTTGGTGCTGAACAACATTACTTTTGTCGGACTTACCTTATATCCTTTTTTCGGGATGCTCGTGTACTACCGAACGTTGTCTTTGTATATTATTTTGCTTTCGGTATTTTTATTTTTAATGTTGCTCATCATCGATATCATTAAAGATACACTCACGAAGAATGCAGATAAAATTTTCGGTTACTCGACCATTGCAAATACTTTCCCTCAAAAAATTCCCCGCTATTTGCTTGTTTTTTTGCTGTTTTCCGCAATGGTGACCAGTAGCTGTATTTTGTATATTAAAGGTTTGCATTCCATCATGAGCTATTATTTCGCCGCGAGTCTTTTGGTGCTGTTGATCTCGGTTTTACTTGTTTTAATTAAAGTAAAAAACGGAAAATTCCTGAATTTGAATTTGCTTCGCATCTGGATTTTCATCGGAATTATCGCCATGCTTGCAAACGGCATAAAAAGCTACTTTTTTTAA
- a CDS encoding mevalonate kinase family protein gives MANPLFYAKILLFGEYGIIENSHGLTVPYSFYKGTLKFSHLSNDFEKKSNLSLQKYSDYLAELSLPKSFELNISDLKKDISNGLFFDSNIPQGYGVGSSGAMVAAIFERYSKTAFTPDNISKDDLMNLKKVFGEMESYFHGKSSGIDPLICYMNLPILIESKENVDKVSIPASQEGKGAIFLIDSGMTGETGPMVQIFFEKMKTEGFRKTLKEEFIRYNNACIDAFLKKEMTPLFKNLKSLSVWAYEHFKPMIPESIYKAWKNGLDTNAYYLKLCGSGGGGYILGFTKDYKKAEKMLEGFHKEVIYRF, from the coding sequence ATGGCAAATCCTCTGTTTTACGCAAAAATCCTCCTTTTCGGAGAATATGGTATCATCGAAAATTCCCATGGATTAACGGTGCCGTACAGTTTTTATAAAGGAACCCTGAAATTTTCCCATTTAAGTAACGATTTCGAAAAAAAATCAAACCTGTCGCTTCAAAAATATTCCGATTACCTCGCAGAATTAAGCCTGCCAAAATCTTTTGAGCTGAATATTTCAGACTTAAAAAAAGACATCTCAAACGGGCTTTTTTTTGATTCTAACATTCCGCAGGGGTATGGCGTGGGAAGCTCCGGTGCAATGGTCGCTGCAATTTTTGAAAGATATTCTAAAACCGCTTTTACGCCGGACAATATTTCGAAAGATGATCTGATGAATCTGAAGAAAGTTTTCGGTGAAATGGAAAGTTATTTCCATGGAAAAAGTTCGGGTATCGATCCGCTCATTTGTTACATGAACCTGCCTATTCTTATCGAAAGCAAGGAAAATGTAGATAAAGTTTCCATTCCGGCAAGTCAGGAAGGTAAAGGTGCTATTTTCCTCATCGACTCCGGCATGACTGGCGAAACCGGCCCTATGGTGCAGATTTTCTTTGAAAAAATGAAAACCGAAGGTTTCCGCAAAACATTAAAAGAAGAGTTTATCCGTTATAATAACGCCTGTATCGATGCTTTTCTGAAAAAAGAAATGACGCCGCTCTTCAAAAACCTTAAAAGCCTTTCTGTTTGGGCGTACGAACATTTCAAGCCGATGATTCCCGAAAGCATTTACAAAGCCTGGAAAAACGGACTCGATACGAACGCATATTACCTAAAATTGTGTGGTAGCGGCGGCGGCGGTTATATTTTGGGTTTCACCAAAGATTATAAAAAAGCCGAAAAAATGCTGGAAGGTTTTCACAAAGAAGTCATCTACAGGTTTTAA
- a CDS encoding MFS transporter: MSEKEDLPTQNIKNNPKIMKAWALYDWANSVYSLVITSTIFPIYYSILTTASEKSEYVAETGQWIKVPVRHMISIFGKEYQPDAIYGYSLTISFLVVVLLSPFLSSLADTIGNKKSFLQFFCYLGSTSCMGLAMFTGMENVFLGLLFSITASVGFWGSLVFYNSFLPDIATPDKQDALSAKGYVYGYLGSVVLVIICLVLIQVFAKNPEEAKMYTRISFLLTGAWWFVFAQYTFKHLPQFGNIKEQLPKDLVLLNYKNIFKKHEEQGGFWEVFKDNIHFYLDIARQSFRELFKVGKTLFADRNLKFFLSSFFFYSVGMQTIFLMATLFGKSEINLEQDRLIMVLLLIQIEAIIGALVFSRLSRRIGNKNVISIAIVLWIVACLSAFFLNKENPNVEYQFYGIAGIIGLVMGGLQAMSRSTYSKLLPENSMDNTTYFSFYDVLEKIAIIIGTFIFATMIEQYHNMRFAALSMTLFFAVGLILIRFLKLKLVKKAVV, encoded by the coding sequence ATGTCGGAAAAAGAAGATTTACCAACTCAAAATATCAAGAACAATCCGAAAATCATGAAAGCCTGGGCTTTATATGATTGGGCAAATTCAGTATATTCTCTGGTGATTACGTCCACCATTTTTCCAATTTATTATTCCATTCTCACGACCGCTTCAGAAAAAAGCGAATACGTCGCGGAAACCGGACAGTGGATCAAAGTTCCGGTGCGGCATATGATATCAATTTTTGGTAAAGAATATCAGCCCGACGCGATTTATGGTTATTCACTCACCATTTCATTTTTAGTCGTGGTTTTGCTTTCTCCATTTCTATCTTCGTTGGCGGACACCATTGGCAATAAGAAATCATTCCTTCAGTTTTTCTGCTATCTCGGTTCCACCTCATGTATGGGACTCGCGATGTTCACCGGCATGGAAAACGTTTTCTTAGGTCTTCTTTTCAGCATTACAGCGAGTGTTGGTTTCTGGGGAAGTTTGGTGTTTTATAATTCCTTTTTACCTGATATAGCCACGCCGGACAAGCAGGATGCACTTTCCGCGAAAGGTTATGTTTACGGCTATTTAGGTTCTGTAGTGCTTGTTATTATTTGCCTTGTGCTTATTCAGGTTTTCGCAAAAAATCCGGAAGAAGCGAAAATGTACACCCGTATTTCCTTTTTGTTAACCGGCGCCTGGTGGTTTGTTTTTGCGCAATATACTTTTAAACATTTACCGCAATTCGGAAATATCAAAGAACAGCTGCCGAAAGATTTGGTTTTGCTGAACTACAAAAACATTTTCAAAAAGCACGAAGAGCAGGGCGGATTTTGGGAGGTATTTAAGGATAATATTCATTTTTATCTGGATATAGCCCGCCAGAGTTTCCGCGAACTTTTCAAAGTTGGTAAAACCTTGTTTGCTGATCGTAATCTGAAATTTTTTCTGTCCAGTTTTTTCTTTTACAGCGTCGGGATGCAAACCATTTTCCTTATGGCAACGCTTTTCGGTAAAAGCGAAATCAATCTGGAACAGGACCGCCTCATTATGGTTTTGTTACTTATTCAAATTGAAGCCATCATCGGTGCGCTTGTTTTTTCGCGCCTGTCCCGAAGAATTGGCAACAAAAATGTAATTTCTATCGCAATCGTATTATGGATTGTCGCATGTCTTTCAGCATTCTTCCTAAACAAAGAAAACCCGAATGTTGAATATCAGTTTTACGGTATTGCAGGAATTATCGGTTTGGTAATGGGCGGCTTGCAGGCGATGTCGCGATCTACCTATTCTAAACTTCTACCCGAAAACAGCATGGATAACACCACATATTTCAGTTTTTACGATGTTTTGGAGAAAATTGCCATCATCATCGGCACCTTTATTTTTGCCACGATGATTGAGCAATATCACAATATGCGCTTTGCCGCGCTCTCAATGACGCTCTTTTTTGCGGTCGGACTCATCTTAATCCGCTTTTTAAAACTTAAGCTTGTTAAAAAAGCAGTGGTTTAA
- a CDS encoding acetyl-CoA C-acyltransferase gives MKEVFIVSAVRTPMGSFLGSLADVPATKLGSTAIKGALDKINLDPKQVQEVYMGNVLQAGEGQAPARQAAMGAGLSNETPTTTINKVCASGMKAVMMAAQAIKAGDQDVIVAGGMENMSSVPHYYNARKSTKLGDVKMIDGMVHDGLTDVYGKVHMGVCAEKCAAEYGFSREDQDNFAIESYKRSAQAWSEGKFDNEVVPVEIPQRKGEPVIFKEDEEFKAVNFEKIGTLATVFQKENGTVTAANASTLNDGASALVLMSKEKMEELGLKPLAKIISYADAAHDPEWFTTAPSKALPIALKKANMELSDIDFFEFNEAFSVVGLANNKILGLDAAKVNVHGGAVSLGHPLGSSGSRIIVTLINVLKQNNGKFGAAAICNGGGGASAIVIENL, from the coding sequence ATGAAAGAAGTATTCATCGTATCTGCAGTGCGAACTCCAATGGGAAGTTTCCTGGGAAGTTTAGCTGATGTTCCTGCAACAAAATTAGGTTCAACCGCGATTAAAGGTGCTTTAGATAAAATTAATCTTGATCCGAAACAGGTTCAGGAAGTGTATATGGGAAATGTTTTACAGGCTGGTGAAGGTCAGGCTCCTGCACGTCAGGCTGCAATGGGCGCAGGTTTGTCTAATGAAACTCCAACGACTACAATTAACAAAGTTTGTGCTTCCGGTATGAAAGCCGTAATGATGGCAGCTCAAGCTATTAAAGCTGGTGATCAGGACGTTATCGTAGCGGGTGGAATGGAAAATATGTCTTCAGTCCCGCATTATTACAACGCCAGAAAATCGACCAAATTAGGCGATGTAAAAATGATTGATGGAATGGTACACGACGGTTTAACCGATGTTTACGGAAAAGTTCACATGGGCGTTTGCGCGGAAAAATGTGCTGCTGAATACGGTTTTTCCCGTGAAGATCAGGATAATTTTGCCATTGAATCTTACAAAAGATCAGCACAAGCCTGGAGTGAAGGAAAATTCGATAATGAAGTGGTGCCTGTAGAAATCCCACAAAGAAAAGGAGAGCCGGTAATCTTCAAAGAAGATGAAGAATTTAAAGCGGTTAATTTCGAAAAAATTGGCACTTTAGCAACTGTTTTTCAAAAAGAAAACGGAACGGTAACAGCCGCAAACGCTTCAACATTAAACGACGGCGCTTCTGCTTTGGTTTTGATGTCTAAAGAAAAAATGGAAGAATTAGGTTTAAAACCACTAGCCAAAATTATTTCCTACGCTGATGCGGCTCACGACCCAGAATGGTTTACCACTGCGCCTTCAAAAGCTTTACCAATCGCTTTGAAAAAAGCCAACATGGAATTGTCCGACATTGATTTCTTCGAATTTAACGAAGCTTTTTCTGTGGTAGGTTTAGCAAACAATAAAATCCTGGGTCTGGACGCAGCAAAAGTAAATGTTCACGGTGGCGCTGTTTCTTTGGGTCACCCGCTGGGAAGTTCTGGTTCGCGTATTATCGTGACTTTAATTAATGTTTTAAAGCAAAATAACGGCAAGTTCGGTGCAGCGGCAATCTGCAACGGTGGAGGCGGTGCTTCTGCAATCGTTATTGAGAATCTATAA
- a CDS encoding nucleoside permease has translation MNLKLRLTVLSFLQFFVWGAWLITIGVYWFGTKQWGGEEFGKVFATLGIASLIMPAITGIIADRWINAEKLFGILHILYGITLCFLPSITSPDNFFWVMLLAMMFYMPTISLSNSIAYYILKNNNYDVVKVFPPIRVWGTIGFIVAMWITNLTGNKDSGSQFYIAAVVAICLGIYAFTLPKCPPQNLIPANATLSEKLGLNAFSLFKDYKMALFFLFSMFLGAALQLTNMYGDTYLSDFGKIPEYADSFVVKRSTLIMSISQISETLFILAIPFALKKYGIKNVMLISMFAWVLRFGFFAYGGPAGFGLGLIILSCIVYGMAFDFFNISGSLFVETTTDFKIRSSAQGLFMMMTNGFGAIMGSLLSGWLIQEFFTHENGDKMWHEIWLVFAIYALVIALLFSVMFKHKHDPEAVADLTH, from the coding sequence ATGAATTTAAAATTACGTCTTACCGTACTGTCTTTTTTACAATTTTTTGTCTGGGGCGCCTGGCTCATCACCATAGGTGTTTATTGGTTCGGTACGAAACAGTGGGGTGGAGAGGAATTTGGGAAGGTTTTTGCCACTTTAGGGATCGCTTCGCTAATTATGCCCGCCATTACAGGGATTATCGCTGACCGTTGGATTAATGCTGAAAAGCTCTTCGGAATCTTGCATATTTTGTACGGAATTACCTTATGCTTTTTACCATCGATTACCTCGCCGGACAATTTCTTTTGGGTGATGCTTTTAGCAATGATGTTTTACATGCCCACCATTTCGCTTTCCAATTCCATTGCCTATTACATTCTGAAAAATAATAACTACGATGTGGTTAAAGTTTTCCCGCCAATCCGTGTTTGGGGAACAATTGGTTTCATCGTTGCGATGTGGATTACCAATTTAACAGGTAACAAAGATTCCGGCTCACAGTTTTATATCGCCGCTGTTGTTGCTATTTGTTTAGGGATTTACGCGTTTACTTTACCGAAATGTCCGCCGCAAAATTTAATTCCGGCAAATGCAACTTTGTCTGAAAAGCTTGGTTTAAATGCTTTTTCGTTGTTCAAAGATTACAAAATGGCGCTTTTCTTTTTGTTCTCGATGTTTTTAGGTGCAGCACTTCAGCTTACAAACATGTACGGCGACACTTACCTGTCTGATTTCGGGAAAATACCGGAATATGCTGATAGTTTTGTGGTAAAACGCTCCACTTTAATTATGTCAATTTCACAGATTTCAGAAACCCTGTTCATTTTGGCAATTCCATTTGCTTTAAAGAAATATGGAATTAAAAACGTAATGCTGATTTCCATGTTCGCCTGGGTTTTAAGATTTGGTTTCTTTGCTTACGGCGGTCCTGCAGGATTTGGTTTAGGACTCATCATCCTGTCATGTATCGTGTACGGAATGGCGTTCGACTTTTTCAACATTTCAGGTTCATTATTTGTTGAAACGACTACCGATTTTAAAATTCGTTCTTCAGCTCAGGGACTTTTCATGATGATGACCAACGGTTTTGGTGCCATTATGGGAAGTTTACTCAGCGGCTGGCTTATTCAGGAATTTTTCACCCATGAAAACGGTGATAAAATGTGGCACGAAATCTGGCTGGTTTTCGCGATTTATGCACTGGTTATTGCACTGCTGTTTAGCGTGATGTTTAAGCATAAACACGATCCGGAAGCCGTTGCAGATTTAACGCATTAA
- a CDS encoding bifunctional nuclease family protein, whose translation MDYKKLTIRGISYSQTQSGAYALLLEHEESNVKLPVVIGNFEAQAISLGLEKDIHPPRPLTHDLFSKFISSANYEITSVIIYQIIDGVFFSNINFKNKASNEELIMDARTSDAVAMAVRFEAPIYTTQQVLSEAGILLELEDVSKQETTYEEVSEGNLSSLTLEDLHKLLEDAVKDEDFDAALEIQEEIKRRKKKID comes from the coding sequence ATGGATTATAAAAAATTAACCATTCGCGGTATTTCGTACAGCCAGACGCAATCCGGTGCTTACGCACTGCTTCTGGAACACGAAGAAAGCAATGTAAAACTTCCTGTAGTCATAGGTAATTTTGAGGCCCAGGCCATCTCGCTCGGTTTAGAAAAGGATATTCATCCGCCGCGCCCACTAACGCACGATTTGTTCTCGAAATTTATTTCTTCCGCTAATTACGAAATTACGTCGGTCATCATTTATCAGATTATCGACGGCGTTTTTTTCTCCAATATTAATTTTAAAAATAAGGCCTCCAATGAGGAATTGATTATGGATGCGCGCACCTCCGATGCTGTTGCAATGGCGGTACGGTTTGAAGCTCCCATTTACACCACGCAACAGGTTTTAAGCGAAGCCGGTATTCTGCTGGAACTGGAGGATGTTTCTAAACAGGAAACCACTTATGAAGAGGTATCGGAAGGAAATTTATCCAGTTTAACGCTGGAAGATTTACATAAACTTTTGGAAGATGCCGTGAAAGATGAAGATTTCGATGCAGCCTTGGAAATTCAGGAAGAAATTAAGCGTCGAAAAAAGAAAATAGATTAA
- a CDS encoding sensor histidine kinase: MFVWNMAISFQILFIILSSVIFAYLRDKSFRYYMLYNSFLLLYLLSRDDYTYFTFEYQVAELIGFRNSEVFTHILNFFIQIIFYHFYSLFALHFLDLNRLTRKYFFTVVKILRALLLFFFVFGIITYYLTNSDLYISLYTFLYLPVMLTIFVLSVIKASKYSDKHKHFFLIGVVAYVTFALTAFIGSFVPSLNIPLPMAFFYTGIVIETIFFSLGLAYKVKLINDERNRVRNLVTRHKHQQHITKLQGLLEGEEIERKRLAQELHDGIAGDLSAIKFNLNNLKTENKITEKGEVLDDILVTIDKSCQQIREISHNLSPSSIANFGLCGATEMLCKNIEQLYNIKINYTFPEEQLELPKKMEIHIYRIVQELLNNVVKHSEAKTARVEILHEEPYLLITVKDDGKGFDMRAVSTGIGLSNILSRVRFLNARLKRDSSPAGTQFMITVNLHHFSENAEAENSTKNPLKTAKKNS, encoded by the coding sequence ATGTTCGTTTGGAATATGGCAATTTCATTCCAGATATTGTTTATTATTTTAAGCAGTGTAATTTTCGCCTATCTGCGCGACAAAAGTTTCAGATATTACATGCTTTATAACAGTTTTCTGCTGTTGTATTTGCTGTCGCGCGACGACTATACCTACTTCACCTTCGAATATCAGGTAGCTGAATTAATCGGGTTCAGAAATTCTGAGGTTTTTACACATATCTTAAACTTCTTTATTCAGATTATATTTTACCATTTTTATTCGCTTTTTGCCCTGCATTTTTTGGATTTAAACCGGCTCACTCGGAAATATTTTTTCACGGTGGTGAAAATTTTACGGGCCTTATTGCTGTTTTTTTTCGTTTTCGGTATAATCACGTATTACCTAACAAACTCCGATTTGTATATTTCGCTGTACACCTTCCTGTATTTGCCGGTCATGCTGACGATTTTCGTGCTTTCGGTAATTAAAGCGTCCAAATATTCCGACAAACACAAGCATTTTTTCCTGATCGGTGTGGTAGCGTACGTTACTTTTGCGCTTACCGCGTTTATTGGAAGTTTCGTTCCATCGCTAAATATTCCGCTTCCAATGGCGTTTTTTTACACCGGAATTGTTATTGAAACCATTTTCTTCAGCCTGGGACTTGCTTATAAGGTGAAACTCATTAATGATGAAAGAAACCGCGTGCGCAATCTGGTTACCCGCCACAAACATCAGCAGCATATTACCAAGCTTCAGGGGTTGCTGGAAGGTGAAGAGATTGAAAGAAAACGTCTGGCGCAGGAACTCCATGATGGAATTGCCGGTGATTTATCTGCCATTAAATTTAATTTGAACAATTTAAAAACCGAAAATAAAATCACCGAAAAAGGCGAAGTTTTGGATGATATTTTAGTAACCATCGATAAATCCTGCCAGCAGATTCGCGAGATTTCGCACAATCTCTCCCCGTCTTCGATTGCAAATTTTGGCCTTTGTGGCGCTACGGAGATGCTTTGCAAAAATATTGAGCAACTCTACAACATTAAAATAAATTATACTTTCCCCGAAGAACAACTGGAACTCCCCAAAAAGATGGAAATCCATATTTATCGCATTGTGCAGGAATTGCTGAATAATGTGGTGAAACATTCCGAAGCCAAAACCGCGCGCGTAGAAATTTTACACGAGGAACCGTACTTGCTGATTACTGTAAAAGATGACGGCAAAGGCTTTGACATGCGCGCCGTTTCCACCGGTATTGGACTCAGCAACATTCTTTCTCGGGTGCGCTTTCTAAATGCCAGGCTTAAGAGAGATAGCAGTCCCGCCGGCACGCAGTTTATGATTACCGTTAATTTACACCACTTTTCGGAAAACGCAGAAGCGGAAAATTCCACGAAAAATCCGTTAAAAACGGCGAAAAAAAATTCTTAA
- a CDS encoding electron transfer flavoprotein subunit alpha/FixB family protein, protein MAIFVYAENINGIYKKAAFEAVSYAKSIAEKSGESVTAVSINPTGSSELLYKYGAEKVININDEGLKNFSAKAYAQAMNEVADGNIIVFPHTTDASSVAPMLAVMKDFSLITNALETPESLSPFQVKRRAFSGKGVMHAKADASGVIVTVSQNAFGVKENPVSGSEEVKDLAVANEDTKVLSHEQSSGKLDLKEAEIVVSAGRGMKGPENWGMIEDLAATLGAATACSKPVSDIGWRPHSEHVGQTGKAISPNLYIAVGISGAIQHLAGVNSSKTIVVINNDAEAPFFKSADYGIVGDAFQIIPELNAKIKALKG, encoded by the coding sequence ATGGCAATATTCGTATACGCTGAAAATATAAACGGTATTTACAAAAAAGCAGCTTTTGAAGCAGTTTCGTACGCAAAATCAATCGCTGAAAAAAGCGGTGAATCGGTTACCGCGGTTTCGATAAACCCTACCGGCTCTTCCGAGCTTTTATATAAATACGGTGCGGAAAAAGTAATCAATATTAATGATGAAGGTCTGAAAAACTTCAGCGCAAAAGCTTATGCACAGGCAATGAATGAAGTGGCTGACGGAAACATCATCGTTTTTCCACACACCACAGATGCTTCTTCGGTAGCACCGATGTTGGCGGTGATGAAAGATTTTTCACTGATTACCAACGCTTTGGAAACTCCGGAAAGCCTTTCACCATTTCAGGTTAAAAGACGCGCTTTCTCTGGAAAAGGTGTGATGCACGCAAAAGCTGATGCTTCCGGTGTAATTGTAACGGTTTCTCAAAACGCTTTCGGTGTGAAGGAAAACCCGGTTTCTGGTTCAGAGGAAGTGAAAGATTTAGCAGTGGCTAATGAAGACACCAAAGTATTATCTCACGAACAAAGCTCAGGAAAACTGGACTTAAAAGAAGCGGAAATTGTGGTTTCTGCCGGTCGTGGAATGAAAGGCCCGGAAAACTGGGGAATGATCGAAGATTTAGCAGCGACATTGGGCGCAGCTACAGCCTGCTCAAAACCAGTTTCAGATATCGGATGGAGACCGCATTCTGAGCACGTTGGGCAGACCGGAAAAGCAATTTCACCAAATTTATATATTGCTGTCGGAATCTCCGGCGCGATCCAACATTTGGCTGGTGTAAACTCTTCTAAAACTATTGTAGTTATTAACAATGATGCGGAAGCACCATTCTTTAAATCTGCTGATTATGGGATAGTTGGGGATGCTTTCCAAATTATACCAGAACTGAATGCGAAAATTAAGGCGTTAAAAGGCTAA
- a CDS encoding electron transfer flavoprotein subunit beta/FixA family protein, protein MKILVCISSVPDTTSKINFTADKTAFDKNGIQWVINPLDEFALTKAIKLQANGATVTVLNVGEASTEAVIRKALAIGANDAIRINTEPKDSFSVAKEIANVAKDGNYDLILCGKESIDYNGGSVPGMVAQLLDQPFVNACVGLEINGTEATAVREIEGGKETISVKLPAVIAGQKGMVDEKDLIIPNMRGIMSARTKPLQVVEPSSTEVRVEALSYDSVPARAAVKMISPDNLDELVRLLHEEAKVI, encoded by the coding sequence ATGAAAATATTAGTTTGTATCAGTAGTGTACCAGATACTACGTCTAAAATTAATTTTACCGCAGATAAAACTGCATTCGACAAAAACGGCATTCAGTGGGTGATTAATCCGTTGGATGAATTTGCACTTACAAAAGCCATTAAGTTACAGGCAAATGGTGCTACGGTAACGGTTTTAAATGTAGGTGAGGCTTCTACAGAAGCCGTGATCAGAAAAGCTTTAGCAATTGGTGCAAACGATGCCATTCGCATTAACACCGAACCAAAAGACAGTTTTTCTGTAGCTAAAGAAATTGCAAATGTTGCTAAAGACGGCAATTACGACCTTATACTTTGCGGAAAAGAATCCATCGATTATAACGGCGGTTCTGTTCCCGGAATGGTTGCGCAGTTATTGGATCAGCCTTTTGTAAATGCGTGTGTCGGTCTGGAAATAAACGGTACCGAAGCCACAGCTGTACGGGAAATCGAAGGTGGAAAAGAAACCATTTCGGTGAAACTTCCGGCGGTTATCGCGGGGCAAAAAGGGATGGTTGATGAAAAAGACCTCATCATTCCAAACATGCGCGGAATTATGTCGGCGCGCACCAAGCCTTTGCAGGTTGTAGAGCCGTCAAGCACTGAAGTTCGTGTGGAAGCACTTTCTTACGATTCTGTTCCGGCAAGAGCAGCGGTGAAAATGATTTCGCCGGATAATTTGGATGAACTTGTAAGATTACTTCACGAAGAAGCGAAAGTAATTTAA
- a CDS encoding SDR family oxidoreductase: MENKVAYITGGTKGIGLGIAQVLHDHGITVAISARNNEDALNIAEELSSAEAPVFGLSSNVRNFEDEEKAVAEIVNKFGRIDYVIANAGVGIFKPVDELSLEDWSAMIDTNLNGIFHTLKASVEELKKSEGYFITISSLAGTNFFEKGAGYNASKFGAVGFTQAAMIDLRKYNIKVSTIMPGSVSTYFNGHTPSESDSWKIQPEDIGQLVLDILKMNPRTLPSKIEIRPSKPNS; this comes from the coding sequence ATGGAAAACAAAGTCGCTTATATCACAGGTGGAACAAAAGGAATCGGTTTGGGAATTGCGCAAGTGCTGCACGATCACGGAATTACCGTGGCGATTTCAGCAAGAAACAATGAAGATGCGCTGAATATTGCGGAAGAATTATCATCAGCGGAAGCACCGGTTTTTGGGTTGAGTTCAAACGTGCGAAATTTTGAAGACGAAGAAAAAGCCGTGGCGGAAATCGTCAATAAATTTGGTAGAATCGATTACGTCATCGCAAATGCCGGCGTCGGAATTTTTAAACCTGTAGATGAACTTTCACTGGAAGACTGGTCTGCCATGATTGACACGAACCTGAACGGAATTTTTCATACGCTGAAAGCTTCGGTTGAAGAACTGAAAAAATCAGAAGGATATTTCATCACGATTTCCAGCCTTGCAGGCACAAATTTTTTCGAAAAAGGAGCGGGTTATAATGCGTCAAAATTTGGTGCAGTTGGTTTTACTCAAGCTGCGATGATCGATTTAAGAAAGTACAATATTAAAGTTTCCACCATTATGCCGGGCTCGGTTTCTACGTATTTTAATGGCCACACGCCGTCAGAATCCGACAGTTGGAAAATTCAGCCCGAAGACATTGGTCAGCTGGTGTTAGATATCCTGAAAATGAATCCGCGCACGTTACCTAGCAAGATTGAAATTAGGCCGTCAAAACCAAACAGTTAA